One window from the genome of Treponema sp. OMZ 838 encodes:
- a CDS encoding PstS family phosphate ABC transporter substrate-binding protein: MKKITVILFIMISLLGMISLLYSGIQFNILHRKSGMIAVVAGSNEISTLSIDLKDYLPFDKNSKTNYVKSDFQIDDTIPVLDGASALYPVFSAIASATYPEKSVCFDGENFTKESKVQMRNTRGAYKAVVDGVADIIFCASPSEGQLLYAKQNNVELEFVPIGLEAFVFIENITNPVNNLSIEQIKGIYSGKIKNWKKVGGTNTLIAAWQRKEGSGSQTAFLKFMNGEKIRLNPLGIFFGSPIGYSFRYYVEGITQNANVKMISLNGIAPTKENIQNGRYPLSSHFFAIYRKDNKNANVKKLIDWILSPEGQSIIDNNGYVPLKN, translated from the coding sequence ATGAAGAAAATTACTGTTATCCTTTTTATTATGATTTCTCTATTAGGAATGATAAGTCTCTTATATTCAGGAATACAATTTAATATTTTACATAGAAAGTCAGGTATGATAGCTGTTGTAGCTGGGAGTAACGAAATCTCAACTCTTTCAATTGATTTAAAGGATTATCTTCCATTTGACAAGAACTCAAAAACAAATTATGTAAAATCAGATTTTCAAATAGATGACACCATTCCTGTACTTGATGGAGCAAGTGCGTTATATCCGGTCTTTTCTGCGATTGCATCTGCAACTTATCCTGAAAAATCAGTTTGTTTCGATGGTGAAAATTTTACCAAAGAAAGCAAAGTTCAAATGCGAAACACGAGAGGCGCTTACAAAGCTGTTGTTGATGGCGTTGCAGATATAATTTTTTGCGCCTCACCTTCAGAAGGGCAACTATTGTATGCAAAACAAAATAATGTAGAATTAGAGTTTGTTCCAATTGGCTTAGAAGCATTTGTGTTTATTGAGAATATAACGAATCCTGTCAATAACTTATCAATTGAACAAATAAAAGGAATATATTCCGGTAAAATTAAAAATTGGAAAAAAGTTGGTGGAACAAATACTTTAATTGCAGCATGGCAAAGAAAAGAAGGAAGCGGCAGCCAAACCGCATTCTTAAAATTTATGAATGGAGAAAAGATACGATTAAATCCTTTAGGCATTTTCTTTGGAAGTCCTATCGGTTACTCATTTCGTTATTATGTAGAAGGAATAACACAAAATGCAAATGTAAAAATGATTTCTTTAAATGGGATTGCACCAACAAAAGAAAATATACAAAATGGCAGATATCCTCTATCTTCACATTTTTTTGCTATTTACAGAAAGGATAACAAAAATGCAAATGTAAAAAAGCTGATAGATTGGATTCTTTCTCCTGAAGGGCAAAGCATCATCGATAATAATGGCTATGTACCGTTAAAAAATTGA
- a CDS encoding O-acetyl-ADP-ribose deacetylase: protein MDIKIICADITTLKVDAIVNAANTTLLGGGGVDGAIHRAAGPELLEECRALKGCKTGQAKITRGYKLPAEYVIHTPGPIYEDGKHGEPELLASCYRNSLILAADFHCETIAFPCISAGVYGYPMEEAALIALSTVYTYLTETKADMTVYHVCFNKQAEELYRTILSNIIIKQSDSRQSKNSRRIHTR from the coding sequence ATGGATATCAAAATTATCTGTGCGGATATAACGACACTTAAAGTAGATGCAATTGTCAATGCAGCAAATACCACCTTGCTCGGCGGCGGAGGTGTTGACGGAGCTATTCACCGTGCCGCAGGCCCCGAATTATTGGAAGAATGCCGCGCACTCAAAGGGTGTAAAACAGGACAGGCAAAAATTACACGCGGATATAAGCTCCCTGCAGAATACGTTATCCATACTCCCGGGCCGATATACGAAGACGGTAAACACGGAGAGCCGGAACTGCTCGCAAGCTGTTACCGGAACTCACTCATTCTTGCCGCAGACTTTCACTGTGAAACGATTGCGTTTCCCTGTATCAGTGCAGGCGTATACGGCTATCCTATGGAAGAGGCGGCACTAATAGCTCTTTCCACCGTTTATACCTACTTAACGGAAACAAAGGCGGATATGACCGTCTATCATGTCTGTTTTAATAAACAAGCAGAAGAACTGTATCGTACAATATTATCAAACATAATTATCAAACAGAGCGATTCAAGACAGTCAAAAAATAGTAGGCGGATACACACACGGTAA
- a CDS encoding FecR domain-containing protein: MKRYLGILLLCTAGIFSAAAANLTATVTEIAGKVECKHPGKDWKAAKVGDVLPAGSLISTGFKSTVILKTESAVLTVKPVTRLSLEELIKSEGTTKTQMFLMAGRVKAEVTPKEGEKAEFKVKSPTATASVRGTGFEFDGHNLFVDHGAVQFESGIGVGIPKMVASGEFSTLSSAGTVTAPVAVATDTSDNRLQAAAAHTASDIEAGDNRQGIAKPISAEDRPGSTHVIVGWDD; this comes from the coding sequence ATGAAAAGATATCTAGGAATTTTACTGCTCTGCACAGCGGGAATTTTTTCTGCTGCAGCAGCAAATCTGACGGCAACCGTCACCGAAATTGCCGGAAAAGTTGAATGCAAACACCCCGGAAAAGATTGGAAAGCCGCAAAAGTAGGCGATGTTTTACCGGCCGGTTCTCTTATCTCTACCGGCTTTAAGAGTACCGTTATTCTTAAAACGGAATCGGCAGTGCTGACGGTAAAACCTGTTACCCGCTTATCGCTTGAAGAGCTGATAAAATCCGAAGGAACAACAAAAACGCAGATGTTTTTGATGGCCGGACGGGTTAAGGCAGAAGTTACACCGAAAGAAGGTGAAAAAGCGGAGTTTAAGGTTAAGAGTCCGACTGCAACCGCTTCCGTACGCGGTACCGGATTTGAATTCGACGGACATAACTTATTCGTAGACCATGGAGCCGTTCAGTTTGAATCGGGTATCGGTGTCGGAATACCGAAAATGGTTGCCTCCGGCGAATTCAGTACCTTGAGTTCCGCAGGTACCGTAACCGCTCCTGTAGCTGTCGCAACTGACACTTCGGATAACCGGTTACAAGCAGCTGCTGCCCATACCGCATCCGATATTGAGGCAGGGGATAACCGGCAAGGTATAGCCAAGCCTATCAGCGCAGAAGACCGTCCCGGATCTACCCATGTCATCGTCGGCTGGGACGACTAA
- a CDS encoding CHASE2 domain-containing protein produces MKKKTSWPSIVIPCIIGLLSAGVYLFPFWIGVENRLYDFFLGLKSNVKEDSSIVLLDIDDVSIEKVGLYPWPRNTIAKGLEALTQLGAEFAVFDIEYIDKSPMSVDFTYLNGTLKSEFAASFEEIGANVQDIFAALANNQITLPEAGIYGSELVDLIDQSRDTLYRHTKQVAIENDSYLGQAMRLFGSSFITVNMQDDPPSEGTEDLYAIAQKRFIYPKLKVNAPLSDGRHSVLVPIPEISRMAAGAGFTNVHIDSDGVRRRIRLTDNIGGTVFMQLAFSPLLQKLGSPEVVIDKNRVTLAGAVYGDKAQNVSIPLDSSGMMLIRWPKKNYQKSFTHIPFYLLIDYAESGEKTASSLRLLRANQGWNLGPGYAPIDMCMQLWGESEELRRTALESGAVQDKEAWLTAVQAYWDTVKSFFETDYGTAVARLFDEAKQAGKPEDAELYDQVKADFETLYANASASYTRHTELETALAAKLKDAFCIIGWSSTGTTDIGVNPFHSEYVNVGTHAAVANTILQRDFLRQAPVWVSALLAIVFSFGIIFIIRPFSTIVQIILGVVLSAVVLIVNQLIFSFTGVYIFIISPVLALFVSFLTYSMVSFILSEREKSFLRKAFGTYLSGDVINEIIEDPSMLKLGGQKKWITAMFTDVKGFSTISEALDAEQLVKLLNIYLSGMSDIILEQRGTIDKYEGDAIISFFGAPVDYKEHARLACRAAVLMRRKEVELNELFMREGMSPNPLLTRIGINTGDMVVGNMGTERKMDYTIMGNAVNLAARLEGVNKQYGSWLLISDMTKNEIGDEFITRRFDRVRVVGINTPVQLWELVELKDAVDSATLDFLRRFEEAHCVFDRRDWKEAARLFTALREERPDDGPSDAYLRKCEAFIQKPPADNWDGVFSLTQK; encoded by the coding sequence GTGAAGAAAAAAACATCGTGGCCTTCAATTGTTATACCGTGCATTATCGGGTTACTGAGTGCCGGAGTGTACCTGTTTCCGTTTTGGATAGGTGTTGAAAATCGGCTGTATGATTTCTTTTTAGGACTAAAGTCTAATGTTAAAGAAGATTCTTCTATCGTGCTGCTGGATATCGATGATGTGTCCATCGAAAAAGTCGGCTTATATCCATGGCCCCGTAATACGATTGCAAAAGGCTTGGAAGCATTGACGCAGCTCGGCGCCGAATTTGCAGTCTTCGATATTGAGTATATCGATAAAAGTCCGATGAGTGTGGATTTTACCTATTTGAACGGTACCTTAAAGTCTGAGTTCGCCGCTTCTTTTGAGGAGATCGGCGCAAATGTACAGGATATTTTTGCAGCGCTTGCCAATAACCAAATTACGCTGCCGGAGGCGGGTATATACGGGAGTGAATTGGTGGATTTAATCGATCAATCGCGGGATACTCTCTACCGGCATACGAAGCAGGTTGCGATAGAAAACGACAGCTATTTAGGACAGGCAATGAGGCTATTCGGCTCGTCGTTTATTACGGTTAATATGCAGGACGATCCTCCGAGTGAGGGTACGGAAGACTTATACGCAATTGCCCAGAAACGTTTTATCTATCCCAAGCTTAAAGTGAACGCCCCTTTATCGGATGGGCGGCATAGTGTTTTGGTACCGATACCCGAAATTAGCCGTATGGCGGCCGGAGCGGGCTTTACGAATGTGCATATCGATAGCGACGGTGTAAGGCGGCGTATCCGGTTGACGGATAATATCGGCGGCACAGTGTTTATGCAGCTTGCCTTTTCTCCGCTGTTGCAGAAACTGGGTTCTCCCGAAGTTGTCATCGATAAAAACCGCGTTACATTGGCCGGCGCCGTGTATGGCGATAAAGCGCAAAATGTTTCAATACCGCTTGATTCAAGCGGTATGATGCTGATCCGCTGGCCTAAAAAGAATTATCAGAAGAGTTTTACTCATATTCCTTTTTATCTATTGATCGATTATGCCGAAAGCGGAGAAAAAACAGCAAGCAGTTTACGCTTGTTACGGGCGAACCAAGGGTGGAATCTCGGCCCCGGCTATGCGCCGATCGATATGTGTATGCAGCTGTGGGGTGAAAGCGAAGAATTGCGCCGTACTGCTCTGGAATCGGGGGCTGTGCAGGATAAGGAAGCGTGGCTTACCGCTGTGCAGGCTTATTGGGATACGGTAAAAAGCTTTTTTGAAACGGACTACGGTACAGCGGTAGCGCGCTTGTTCGACGAGGCAAAACAGGCAGGAAAGCCTGAGGATGCGGAACTGTACGATCAGGTGAAAGCCGATTTTGAAACGCTCTATGCAAATGCCTCCGCATCCTATACCCGGCATACGGAGCTTGAAACGGCGCTTGCCGCTAAACTGAAAGACGCTTTTTGTATTATCGGATGGTCAAGCACCGGTACGACCGATATCGGCGTTAACCCCTTTCACAGTGAATATGTGAATGTCGGTACGCATGCTGCCGTTGCCAATACTATTTTGCAGCGGGATTTTTTACGGCAAGCGCCGGTTTGGGTGTCGGCTTTGTTAGCGATTGTTTTTTCTTTCGGTATCATTTTTATCATCCGTCCGTTTAGTACCATCGTTCAGATTATTTTGGGGGTTGTGCTGTCTGCTGTGGTGCTGATTGTGAATCAGCTCATATTCAGCTTTACCGGTGTTTATATCTTTATCATTTCACCCGTATTGGCGCTTTTCGTATCGTTCTTAACGTACTCGATGGTTTCGTTCATTCTCAGTGAGCGCGAAAAAAGCTTTCTCCGTAAAGCGTTCGGTACATACCTTTCGGGCGATGTTATCAATGAGATAATAGAAGATCCTTCCATGCTCAAGCTCGGCGGGCAGAAAAAATGGATTACCGCAATGTTTACCGATGTTAAGGGCTTTTCCACGATAAGCGAAGCGCTCGATGCCGAACAGTTGGTTAAGCTGTTGAATATCTATCTTTCCGGTATGAGCGATATTATCTTGGAACAGCGCGGTACTATCGATAAGTATGAAGGCGATGCCATTATCTCGTTCTTCGGCGCTCCGGTTGATTATAAAGAACATGCCCGCCTCGCGTGCCGTGCTGCAGTGCTGATGAGACGGAAAGAGGTTGAGCTGAACGAGCTTTTCATGCGGGAAGGTATGAGTCCCAATCCGCTTTTAACCCGCATCGGGATTAACACCGGCGATATGGTTGTCGGGAACATGGGCACCGAACGGAAGATGGACTATACGATTATGGGTAACGCCGTCAACCTCGCCGCCCGTTTGGAAGGGGTAAACAAACAGTACGGTTCATGGCTTTTGATTTCCGATATGACGAAAAATGAAATCGGCGACGAATTTATTACCCGCCGCTTCGATCGCGTGCGTGTTGTCGGTATCAATACGCCGGTACAGCTGTGGGAGCTGGTCGAATTAAAGGATGCTGTCGATTCGGCAACGCTCGACTTTTTACGCCGTTTTGAAGAGGCTCATTGCGTGTTCGACCGGCGGGATTGGAAAGAAGCCGCCCGCCTCTTTACAGCATTGCGTGAAGAACGGCCTGATGACGGCCCCTCCGATGCCTATCTGCGTAAGTGCGAGGCCTTTATTCAAAAGCCTCCGGCAGATAACTGGGACGGCGTTTTCAGCCTTACCCAAAAATAG